The following are from one region of the Epinephelus fuscoguttatus linkage group LG11, E.fuscoguttatus.final_Chr_v1 genome:
- the LOC125896858 gene encoding usherin-like, with the protein MKIEEVLEAKCEPIDEVPPQGELGILSVNSLRRSVSQVMDGKSLTGDEETWDPDISGHDSGMFMDDEEFVDTVKGFSTVRKEHTMFTDTNL; encoded by the exons ATGAAGATTGAG GAAGTGCTGGAAGCTAAATGTGAGCCCATTGATGAGGTCCCACCACAGGGCGAGCTGGGGATCCTCAGTGTAAACTCTCTGAGACGCAGCGTCAGCCAGGTGATGGACGGGAAGTCCCTCACAGGAGACGAGGAAACGTGGGACCCAGACATTTCAGGCCATGACAGTGGGATG TTTATGGACGATGAGGAATTCGTTGACACTGTCAAAGGTTTCAGCACAGTGAGGAAGGAGCACACCATGTTCACTGACACCAACCTGTGA
- the LOC125896857 gene encoding usherin-like: MSFFPPDSPSLTPPAAGGDGGGRDGEQAEGAQGDQPLVRELWFIVVMAAVALLLLAIVLGVMLHKALNKPPFTRERPPLVALPMQKRSPMAVYPPSNSVLVSVTFIL, encoded by the exons ATGTCGTTCTTCCCTCCAGATTCACCGAGCCTCACTCCtcctgcagcaggaggagatggaggtggTAGGGATGGCGAGCAGGCAGAGGGAGCTCAGGGCGACCAGCCGCTCGTCCGTGAGCTTTGGTTCATCGTAGTGATGGCAGCCgtggctttgctgctgctggccatcGTGTTGGGCGTCATGCTCCATAAG GCCCTGAACAAACCTCCCTTCACCAGAGAGAGGCCCCCGCTGGTGGCCCTGCCCATGCAGAAGAGGAGCCCCATGGCTGTTTACCCACCCAGCAACTCTGTTCTAGTGAGtgtgacttttattttataa